DNA from Artemia franciscana chromosome 8, ASM3288406v1, whole genome shotgun sequence:
ccccttccgaaaaaacattcattttcaTGAATGTTGCCTGTTAAAAGCGAGCTTATTCAGAACATTATGTTAATCAAAGATAAGTTACAGAATAaggcaaaaattgaaaaataaaaaaaaattaattcaaaattttttttttacaaatatggcAATACTTTCTGCCAACATGGATCAGTAttgttacagatagctttatggCATGGCTATAACCAGCCCCTTTTTAACACTGCAGTAAAAGCCATTAGGATATCTGGTTGACGTACTTTTTCTGAGTGGTTGTGGTATGGATTTTTGGAACCAGAATCATATTTAGATTTTAAGTCTATATAATTATTGTTGGGAATTTAtcagttcaacattccctgacaACGCTGGCTGTACAAACCATGCCGCTACATAAGGTCACTTTTTAGCGCTGCTATTCAGGGAATTGTTCAAAACCTTTGAATAATTCTTatagtgtttatttattttctgtcaAATCTCAGACAGCTGCTAAAATATGAAGACACTAAACAATATTTGATTGTCTTGGTATTGTATCAATGAATATAGGGAATAGAAACACTGAAGCTGCAGCTTGGGCCGTCTTAAGGGAATACTCACCTCTATGGTTTTCCATCCTCCAGCAAGGACctgatatttctaattttttctacttattaGAGGCTGGTGCTGTAATTTTAACTTCCGCTTAATTATACCTTACTTAACCCCTGCCATCCGATATGGACAAGTTAATGACCATTAGCTTCAACATTTGGGAATCTAAAAACTGTTTAAACTTCAAACAATCGATATAGCCAGCTTGAGGTCATGGAGTGTGAGTCCCCTTCTCCGGATGTTATTCGAATCTCGTGAGTTAAAGTTTTTGTTCCTATTGAAAtaggttgctctttacttactcTTCGTCACCGCGAATAGTTTTATCTTAAAATAACGATTATACAAGAAATGTGTTTCAATGTTtaataaatttgcaaaattgaacgaaatttaaaagaatattgaagtagaatattttcctctagaaaattaattaacattttctttttatcttttattaagtCTGTATTGCATTGGTCTACTAGCTTTTACTTGGGCTTTTAAGAATATCTTTCTtcgctagaattttttttctttctcaaaatgGCAGTTTTCGCAATAAGATAATATATTGTATAATTTATCTTATATTAAGatctctctaaatttttctgaatCTCAAAGTGAAgggttattattagttaaagCTGTTGTAGTTAAACgattttattaatattgctgattttatGTTCAGATTGTTTCAAACAGTATTTCAAACATTGTTtcaaccgtatttcaaacagtaggttgtacgaaaagtgtggttcaatcccgttttctagggctataatgaaagaaaggttgagatggctaggccacgttctacggatgaaagattaccgaagattgtcctttttggccaaccgttacacggaaagcaggtcgtccttgtctgggttgggaggatgtcataaataaagatttaaaggaaatgggaacttcctgggaggttgtaaagagggaggctttatatagattaggctggaggaggagcgtgcgtagctgtgttggcctcaggcggcttggtgctgcagtgagttattattattattattagtagtagtagtagtagtagtagtagtagtagtagtagtagtagtagtagtagtagtagtagtagtagtagtagtagtagtagtagtagtagtagtagtagtagtagtagtagtagtagtagtagtagtagtagtagtagtagtagtagtagtagtagtagtagtagtagtagtagtagtagtagtagtagtagtagtagtagtactagtagtagtagtagtagtagtagtagtagtagtagtagtagtagtagtagtagtagtagtagtagtagtagtagtagtagtagtagtagtagtagtagtagtagtagtagtagtagtagtagtagtagtagtagtagtagtagtagtagtagtagtagtagtagtagtagtagtagtagtagtagtagtagtagtagtagtagtagtagtagtagtagtagtagtagtagtagtagtagtagtagtagtagtagtagtagtagtagtagtagtagtagtagtagtagtagtagtagtagtagtagtagtagtagtagtagtagtagtagtagtagtagtagtagtagtagtagtagtagtagtagtagtagtagtagtagtagtagtagtagtagtagtagtagtagtagtagtagtagtagtagtagtagtagtagtagtagtagtagtagtagtagtagtagtagtagtagtagtagtagtagtagtagtagtagtagtagtagtagtagtagtagtagtagtagtagtagtagtagtagtagtagtagtagtagtagtagtagtagtagtagtagtagtagtagtagtagtagtagtagtagtagtagtagtagtagtagtagtagtagtagtagtagtagtagtagtagtagtagtagtagtagtagtagtagtagtagtagtagtagtagtagtagtagtagtagtagtagtagtagtagtagtagtagtagtagtagtagtagtagtagtagtagtagtagtagtagtagtagtagtagtagtagtagtagtagtagtagtagtagtagtagtagtagtagtagtagtagtagtagtagtagtagtagtagttatgtTAAGCCAAATGACCTTGAGAATAAACTgttgattaaaatttttcaggtatCCATTGAACAAGCCCGTAGCATATTTGACTGCCCGATTGGTGGAAATGTTAGCTACAGTAGATGACTTGGAAACGATTGGCGTCATTACTCCATCACATAGACACAAATTTTCAGTTCTGAAGGAGCTACAATCCTTGTGAGAATTTCCTTGTAACTTGGacttgaccttacttaacctaacttGAACTTCGACTGTAGGCACTGCAAACTTAACAAATGCTTTCATAGGCTGTGAAGCATGGAGTGTGGGTAGCAAGGTATTAAAAGAGTAGAAACAAGGagtaataaaatgtatttttaatgttatttatgTAGCAATCTTATACATttagtaataattaaatatttcaaataatagtatttatatatttcttgttGATTTATGTATCTTATTTGAGtatttatatattgatttaaGATTGATCTTTATTtagctgaaaatattaaatttaggcTTTGTGCTAAAAATTGGaatcattttcatttgttttgaaaatttttgcatagtttatatatagtatttaaATTATGCAATGAGCTTGGAAAACGATGTcaagtttttacaattttcccataaaaatttttccataaaaaaatttacgattaaaatttgattgtttCAGCTTTTTTATGGCGAAATTTTTCCATATTGCGAGATTTTagatttcattggaaaaaaaaaaccaataatcTCATTCTTCACAAGCTGTCCTTGAACTCGTACGCAAGCTATACGTAACCTAGAAAAGTAAGTCACACTAATTAAGGTAAGTAGGGTAATGTTTATCAACTCAATAAGTCAATTTGACTTATCCTgtatctttacttagacagcacTTACTCCTTTTGTTATCCTACCTATTTGTTGTCTGCCAAAACTGAACAAACACAATAGGGAGCAGATTacgagtaaaaaaaatttactcgtaatttttgtattttcacgcaaaatacaatttaacaaaaaatatacaacaggtTAAACAACTCAAAATTCTTTACTTAGACATGAATTTGCCAAGATTTAATGTTATGATACCTCTCCCTATTGTCTAAGACCATTGATTTGAAACAATTACCCCTGAGAATTTTGCTGGTCATTGGAAATTACTCCTTTTGTTATCCTACCTATTTGTTGTCTGCCAAAACTGAACAAACACAATAGGGAGCAGATTacgagtaaaaaaaattagcaaaatacaatttaacaaaaaatatacaacaggtTAAACAACTCAAAattctttacttagacagcaccattgcgctgcctatgatttttgttttggctttaTGTGGTCCGTTGCTATTAATGCTATTTACTAATATAAATCTCTGAACCcacaaataaacaattaaacaaaaaatcataaataatattaattcatGTATATTATAAGTTTAGCACAACAAATGAAATCTTATATTCTAATAGCCCGGTATTACCAGGCTATGATAATAGAGATAGATTCAATTTTGAGATTGCGCATGTACTGGGTGTGGGGATTGGGTGAAATGGATAATAGATATGTACTGCAGTATTAATGGTGAATCTGACTAAAAAAAAGCCGAATGTATACGAAATTCACCTTTGCCCACCCAAAACATTGTTTTCGATATACTAATGTCGTCTGAAACAGCTCATTTctaacaatttaaataaaagcaaagcACTAGCACTTAtgtctaatattatttaatgtGTGTCtattgtttataatgtattgcGTAATGTTTTTACATTCACCTAGTAGCGTGTTTCTTAATAGCTACTTTTCTGCGCTACCGGTCGAATAGCCCCTACTACAATACCCAACAAAAATTCTGTAGCTACACCCCTGTAAATATCTATCTCCATCTTAATATCTGTATTTT
Protein-coding regions in this window:
- the LOC136029836 gene encoding uncharacterized protein DDB_G0271670, with protein sequence SSSSSSSSSSSSSSSSSSSSSSSSSSSSSSSSSSSSSSSSSSSSSSSSSSSSSSSSSSSSSSSSSSSSSSSSSSSSSSSSSSSSSSSSSSSSSSSSSSSSSSSSSSSSSSSSSSSSSSSSSSSSSSSSSSSSSSSSSSSSSSSSSSSSSSSSSSSSSSSSSSSSSSSSSSSSSSSSSSSSSSSSSSSSSSSSSSSSSSSSSSSSSSSSSSSSSSSSSSSSSSSSSSSSSS